A section of the Citrobacter farmeri genome encodes:
- the pitA gene encoding inorganic phosphate transporter PitA, giving the protein MLHLFAGLDLYTSLMLLLALVFVLFYEAINGFHDTANAVATVIYTRAMQPQLAVIMAAVFNFCGVLLGGLSVAYAIVHMLPTDLLLNMGSSHGLAMIFSMLLAAIIWNLGTWYFGLPASSSHTLIGAIIGIGLTNALMTGASVVDALNIPAVGNIFASLLVSPVVGMVIAGGLIFLLRRYWSGTKKRDRIHRLPEERKKKGGKKKPPFWTRISLIFSAAGVAFSHGANDGQKGIGLVMLVLVGIAPAGFVVNMSASGYEITRTRDAVNNLEVYFMQHPDSLKQVADKTQPIAPPPTADTTPAPEFHCRPANTMEALDRVKTLLPANLESYDTLSVPQRSQLRRIMLCISDTADKVAKLPDSSRSDVHLLKKLKTDMLSTIEYAPVWIIIAVALALGMGTMVGWRRVATTIGEKIGKKGMTYAQGMSAQITAAISIGLASYIGMPVSTTHVLSSAVAGTMIVDGGGLQRKTVTSIAMAWVFTLPAAILLSGGLYWASLQFL; this is encoded by the coding sequence ATGCTACATTTATTTGCTGGTCTGGATTTATATACCAGTTTGATGCTTTTACTTGCGCTGGTCTTTGTCCTGTTTTACGAAGCGATTAACGGATTTCACGATACCGCTAATGCGGTTGCGACCGTTATCTATACCCGTGCTATGCAACCCCAGTTGGCGGTGATAATGGCTGCGGTCTTCAACTTTTGTGGCGTTCTGCTCGGAGGCCTCAGCGTCGCGTATGCCATTGTGCACATGCTACCTACGGATTTACTGCTCAATATGGGCTCGTCGCATGGCCTCGCGATGATTTTTTCTATGTTACTGGCGGCGATAATCTGGAACCTGGGAACCTGGTATTTCGGTTTGCCCGCTTCCAGCTCCCATACCCTGATCGGCGCGATTATTGGCATTGGGTTAACCAACGCGCTGATGACCGGAGCCTCGGTAGTCGACGCGCTAAACATCCCGGCGGTGGGCAATATTTTTGCTTCGCTGCTCGTTTCTCCCGTCGTCGGAATGGTCATTGCTGGAGGTCTTATCTTCCTGCTACGCCGCTACTGGAGTGGGACGAAAAAACGCGATCGCATCCACCGTCTCCCTGAAGAGCGAAAAAAGAAGGGGGGAAAAAAGAAACCGCCTTTCTGGACGCGTATTTCCCTTATCTTCTCCGCGGCTGGCGTGGCTTTCTCTCACGGCGCGAATGATGGTCAGAAAGGGATCGGTCTGGTAATGCTGGTTCTGGTGGGGATCGCACCGGCCGGATTTGTGGTGAACATGAGCGCGTCTGGTTACGAAATCACCCGCACACGCGACGCGGTCAACAATCTTGAAGTTTACTTCATGCAGCATCCCGACTCGTTAAAACAGGTCGCCGACAAGACTCAACCGATTGCTCCCCCTCCGACAGCGGATACCACACCAGCGCCGGAATTTCATTGCCGCCCGGCGAACACAATGGAAGCGCTTGATCGCGTCAAGACATTGTTGCCAGCCAACCTTGAAAGTTACGACACATTAAGCGTGCCGCAACGCAGTCAGTTGCGACGCATCATGCTCTGCATCTCTGATACGGCAGATAAAGTGGCGAAACTGCCGGATAGCAGCCGGAGCGATGTGCATCTGCTGAAGAAACTGAAGACCGATATGCTGAGCACGATTGAGTATGCGCCTGTCTGGATAATCATCGCGGTCGCGCTGGCGCTGGGTATGGGAACCATGGTTGGCTGGCGTCGCGTGGCAACCACTATTGGTGAAAAAATTGGTAAGAAAGGCATGACCTATGCCCAGGGGATGTCGGCGCAGATCACGGCGGCAATCTCAATCGGTCTTGCCAGTTATATCGGGATGCCAGTCTCTACTACGCATGTACTCTCTTCTGCCGTTGCAGGCACGATGATTGTCGACGGTGGTGGATTGCAGCGAAAAACCGTCACCAGCATTGCGATGGCCTGGGTATTTACGTTGCCTGCGGCAATTCTGCTGTCGGGAGGTCTGTACTGGGCTTCCCTGCAATTTCTCTGA
- a CDS encoding YtfJ family protein has protein sequence MLLRRLLMTSLLLSPLLASAHNFIDGQPVKSIFISDRGELLLDNHDAFSYRNWNTGELAGKVRIVQYIAGRKSAKKKNSMLIKAVKAANFPLDRFQPTTIVNTDDVIFGSGFFVLGKIEKNKRRYPWAQFIIDSSGLGRRTWHLNEMSSTILVLDKEGRVLWAKDGDLTPKEVHQVIAMVQKMVNE, from the coding sequence ATGCTGCTACGTCGATTACTGATGACTTCACTTCTGCTCTCGCCATTGCTGGCGTCAGCGCATAACTTTATCGATGGCCAGCCGGTTAAGTCGATTTTCATTTCGGATCGCGGCGAGTTGTTACTGGATAATCACGATGCATTTAGCTACCGAAACTGGAATACCGGTGAACTGGCGGGAAAAGTGCGCATTGTTCAGTATATTGCCGGGCGAAAATCCGCAAAAAAGAAAAACTCAATGCTGATTAAAGCCGTTAAGGCCGCCAATTTCCCCCTGGACCGCTTTCAACCTACGACCATTGTGAATACCGATGATGTGATCTTTGGCTCTGGTTTTTTCGTCCTTGGCAAAATAGAAAAAAACAAACGCCGCTACCCGTGGGCACAATTTATCATCGACAGCAGCGGACTGGGCCGCAGAACCTGGCATCTCAATGAGATGAGTTCGACCATTCTGGTGCTGGATAAAGAAGGCCGCGTTCTGTGGGCAAAAGATGGCGATTTGACGCCAAAAGAGGTTCATCAGGTTATCGCGATGGTACAAAAGATGGTTAATGAATAG
- a CDS encoding IclR family transcriptional regulator → MSEKINRSVARALEIMELIAQSKEDLTISEISKSLAIPKSTTFDILYTLLEKGYLEQTSEKQKTFRLGMKLFQTGAHYLDRTPFRDVAHATLENLVETAGETAFLAILNKDELVYLDKVESPNSVRTSARIGSSNPLYCTGLGKAILATLPDDEVRAILKRTGGLRPVTPYTITDEAQFMSILAQARQQGYAIDDREHNSEVFCLAAPVYNLHGHVSAAISVASLFSKVKDDRQKIEVLGKMISAAALELSHRIGYRGHSLYVSG, encoded by the coding sequence GTGTCTGAGAAGATTAACCGCTCTGTCGCGCGGGCACTGGAAATCATGGAGCTGATTGCGCAAAGCAAAGAAGATCTCACCATTTCAGAGATCAGCAAATCTCTGGCTATCCCAAAAAGTACAACTTTCGATATTCTGTATACCCTTCTGGAAAAAGGATATCTGGAGCAGACCAGCGAAAAGCAGAAAACGTTCAGACTGGGCATGAAGCTGTTCCAGACCGGCGCCCACTACCTCGACAGAACGCCTTTTCGCGATGTCGCCCATGCCACGCTGGAAAACCTGGTTGAAACCGCCGGTGAAACGGCCTTCCTCGCGATTCTGAACAAAGATGAACTGGTATATCTGGACAAGGTAGAAAGCCCCAATTCCGTCAGAACCTCGGCACGTATTGGTTCCAGTAATCCGCTTTACTGCACCGGTCTGGGTAAAGCCATTCTCGCCACCCTGCCCGATGATGAAGTGCGCGCGATATTAAAACGAACCGGTGGCCTGCGTCCCGTCACTCCCTATACCATCACTGACGAAGCACAGTTTATGTCCATCCTCGCCCAGGCCAGACAGCAGGGTTATGCGATCGATGACAGGGAACATAACAGCGAAGTCTTTTGTCTCGCCGCGCCGGTGTACAATCTCCACGGGCACGTAAGTGCGGCTATCAGCGTGGCCAGTTTATTTTCCAAAGTGAAAGACGATCGGCAAAAAATTGAGGTGCTGGGTAAAATGATCTCTGCCGCTGCGCTGGAGCTTTCACACCGAATTGGCTATCGGGGTCATTCACTTTATGTGAGTGGATAA
- a CDS encoding lipopolysaccharide biosynthesis protein yields the protein MKRWFADGAFRTIIRNSAYLGSSNVVGALLGLLALSCAGKGVTPAMFGVLVIIQSYTKAISDFAKFQTWQLVVQYGTPALESNNLPQFRDVIAFSFSLDIASGAVAILCGMGLLPFLSHSLGLDADSFWLAMLYCTLIPSMASSTPTGILRAMNRFDLIAVQQATKPFLRALGSVIAYFADFGFAGFVVAWYASSLIGGTMYWWFAARELRRRNIHGALRLRLFGSARRLKDAWNFVWSTNVAHTIWSARNSCSTVLVGVVLGPAAAGLFKIAMTFFDATGTPAQLLAKSFYPEVMRLDPRSKKPWQLGMKSALLAGGIGILVALVVVIVGKPLISLVFGVKYLQAYDLIQIMLGAIIVSMLGFPQESLLLMSGKQRAFLTAQIIASIAYVVLLPGLSHLFGVVGAAFAYFAGQCLDVLLSLIPTLHAYRHRRRLPFTAAKESHS from the coding sequence ATGAAAAGGTGGTTTGCCGATGGCGCGTTTCGCACCATCATTCGTAATAGCGCCTATTTAGGCTCCAGCAATGTGGTGGGCGCCCTGCTCGGTTTACTGGCGCTCTCCTGTGCGGGTAAAGGCGTAACGCCAGCAATGTTTGGCGTGCTGGTCATCATCCAGTCGTATACCAAAGCCATCAGCGATTTTGCCAAATTCCAGACCTGGCAACTGGTCGTTCAATACGGAACCCCCGCGCTGGAAAGCAATAACCTGCCGCAGTTTCGCGATGTGATCGCTTTTTCTTTTAGCCTGGATATCGCCAGCGGCGCGGTGGCGATCCTTTGCGGAATGGGATTACTGCCGTTTCTTTCGCATTCGTTAGGTCTTGATGCAGACAGCTTCTGGCTGGCAATGCTGTACTGCACGCTGATCCCCTCCATGGCGTCATCGACCCCAACGGGGATATTACGGGCGATGAATCGCTTTGATTTGATCGCCGTCCAGCAGGCGACCAAACCCTTCCTGCGCGCACTTGGCAGCGTTATAGCCTATTTCGCCGACTTCGGATTTGCCGGCTTCGTGGTCGCCTGGTACGCCTCGAGCCTGATCGGCGGCACGATGTACTGGTGGTTCGCTGCACGAGAACTGCGCCGCCGGAATATTCACGGCGCGCTACGTCTGCGCCTGTTCGGGTCGGCACGCCGTCTAAAAGACGCATGGAATTTTGTCTGGTCAACCAATGTTGCCCACACTATCTGGTCTGCACGAAACTCGTGCAGCACGGTATTAGTAGGAGTCGTTCTTGGCCCTGCCGCCGCCGGGCTGTTCAAAATTGCGATGACCTTTTTCGATGCAACAGGCACGCCGGCGCAGTTGCTCGCCAAAAGCTTTTATCCCGAAGTGATGCGTTTAGATCCGCGTAGCAAAAAACCATGGCAGTTAGGAATGAAATCGGCACTTCTCGCGGGCGGGATCGGCATCCTCGTGGCGCTTGTCGTCGTGATTGTCGGTAAGCCTCTCATTTCGCTGGTTTTTGGCGTGAAATACCTACAGGCGTATGACCTCATCCAGATTATGCTTGGCGCAATTATTGTATCGATGCTGGGATTTCCCCAGGAATCACTGTTACTGATGTCCGGCAAACAGCGGGCTTTTTTGACTGCGCAGATCATCGCCTCCATCGCCTACGTTGTCCTGCTGCCGGGACTGTCGCATCTCTTTGGCGTGGTCGGCGCGGCCTTTGCCTACTTCGCCGGACAATGCCTGGATGTATTGCTTTCACTGATCCCGACGCTACACGCTTATCGCCATCGTCGTAGGTTACCCTTTACCGCGGCCAAAGAGAGTCACTCATGA
- the lptG gene encoding LPS export ABC transporter permease LptG, giving the protein MSIFSHYLIRNLFLGFAAAAGLLLPLFTTFNLINELDDVAPGGYRWTQAVMVVLMTLPRTLIDLGPFIALLGGIVGLGQLSKNGELTAIRITGYSIFRIAMVTLSAGLMLTVALGAIDEWVASPLQQQALQIKTRYTRQDAAGNILWARRSNEFVTVKSLDEHHQPSGIELFYYREDRTLQRYIYAQTATISDTGIWQLAGVNQKEWANGKETTETKEKLAWSSLFADMSLQELTLPGSSFSVKQLMHYISYLKNTGQPSLEFTLALWQKLGHPLLILAMILLSIPFTFSVPRAPGLGSRLAVGVVVGLLTYVCDQIIVNLGLLYSLNMPMTTLAPPALLMTVALILVFRFDRQP; this is encoded by the coding sequence GTGAGTATTTTCAGCCACTACTTGATACGCAATCTGTTTTTGGGATTTGCGGCGGCTGCGGGATTATTGCTTCCCCTGTTTACCACCTTCAACCTCATTAACGAACTCGATGATGTGGCCCCTGGCGGATATCGCTGGACGCAGGCCGTGATGGTCGTGTTGATGACATTACCCAGAACCCTTATCGACCTTGGCCCGTTTATCGCGCTGCTCGGCGGTATCGTCGGGCTGGGTCAGTTGTCGAAAAACGGCGAATTAACCGCAATACGCATCACCGGCTATTCGATTTTCAGAATAGCCATGGTGACGTTAAGCGCAGGACTGATGCTAACCGTGGCCCTGGGTGCCATTGATGAATGGGTTGCCTCGCCATTGCAACAGCAGGCATTGCAGATAAAAACGCGCTATACCCGTCAGGATGCGGCAGGAAACATTTTGTGGGCCCGGCGCAGCAATGAGTTTGTGACGGTAAAATCGCTGGACGAACATCACCAGCCATCAGGTATTGAGCTGTTTTACTATCGGGAAGACCGCACTCTGCAACGGTATATTTATGCGCAAACGGCGACCATTTCAGATACTGGAATCTGGCAGCTTGCGGGGGTAAACCAAAAAGAGTGGGCCAACGGTAAAGAAACAACGGAGACGAAAGAGAAGCTGGCATGGTCATCTCTCTTTGCAGACATGAGCCTGCAAGAGCTCACCCTGCCCGGCAGCAGCTTTTCAGTGAAGCAACTCATGCATTATATTTCCTATCTGAAGAACACAGGTCAACCCAGCCTCGAATTTACACTGGCGTTATGGCAAAAGTTAGGACATCCGCTTTTGATCCTGGCGATGATTTTACTGTCCATCCCTTTCACTTTTAGCGTCCCCCGCGCCCCTGGACTGGGAAGCCGCTTAGCCGTCGGCGTGGTCGTTGGATTATTGACTTACGTCTGCGATCAGATCATCGTCAACCTCGGGTTGCTGTATTCTCTTAACATGCCGATGACGACGCTCGCACCGCCGGCCTTGCTCATGACGGTAGCGTTAATCCTGGTTTTCCGATTCGATCGCCAGCCCTGA
- the spt gene encoding serine palmitoyltransferase, whose product MRLYDKFSRLASEREQFRMTGINPFGTCIDEVFSATEGRIGSQKVILAGTNNYLGLTFNVQAIAEGQAALANQGTGTTGSRMANGSYGPHLALEQEIAEFFGRPSAIVFSTGYTANLGIISTLANHNAVVLLDADSHASIYDACALGGAEIIRFRHNDAKDLERRMVRLGERAKDAIIIVEGIYSMLGDIAPLVEIVDIKKRLGGFLIVDEAHSFGVMGATGRGLAEATGVEQDVDIIVGTFSKSLASIGGFAVGAQGMEVLRYASRPYIFTASPSPSSIATVRSALKTIAAQPELRQKLWDNAVRLYEGLEKLGYELSSHISPVVPVIIGAKEEGLRVWRELIAAGVYVNLILPPAAPAGITLLRCSVNAAHTHEQIDAIIQAFAQLKK is encoded by the coding sequence ATGCGTCTTTATGATAAATTCTCGCGCCTCGCCAGCGAGCGGGAACAATTTCGAATGACGGGGATTAACCCATTTGGCACTTGTATAGATGAAGTGTTTTCCGCAACGGAAGGGCGGATTGGTAGCCAAAAGGTTATTCTGGCGGGTACCAATAATTACCTGGGGCTCACCTTTAATGTGCAGGCGATTGCTGAGGGGCAGGCGGCATTAGCTAACCAGGGGACGGGAACGACCGGTTCGCGGATGGCGAACGGAAGCTATGGACCGCATTTAGCTTTAGAACAGGAGATAGCCGAGTTTTTTGGCCGACCGTCTGCGATCGTTTTCTCCACAGGCTACACGGCCAATTTAGGGATAATCAGCACGCTTGCCAATCATAATGCCGTGGTATTACTGGATGCTGACAGCCACGCCAGTATTTATGATGCCTGCGCGTTAGGGGGCGCAGAAATTATCCGTTTTCGCCATAACGATGCGAAAGATCTGGAGCGGCGTATGGTGCGTCTCGGCGAACGCGCCAAAGATGCCATCATCATTGTCGAAGGCATTTACAGTATGCTGGGCGACATAGCGCCACTGGTCGAGATTGTCGATATCAAAAAACGGCTGGGCGGTTTTTTGATCGTTGATGAAGCGCACTCCTTTGGCGTGATGGGGGCTACGGGGCGAGGACTGGCGGAAGCGACCGGGGTGGAGCAGGACGTCGACATCATTGTGGGAACCTTTAGTAAGAGCCTGGCTTCGATTGGCGGTTTTGCCGTGGGTGCTCAGGGCATGGAGGTTCTGCGTTACGCCAGTCGCCCTTATATCTTTACCGCATCGCCTTCTCCGTCGAGCATTGCGACCGTTCGCTCCGCGTTAAAAACGATCGCTGCGCAACCGGAGTTGCGTCAAAAGCTGTGGGATAACGCAGTGCGATTATATGAAGGGCTTGAAAAACTGGGTTATGAGCTGAGTTCGCACATCAGCCCCGTGGTGCCAGTCATTATCGGCGCGAAAGAAGAAGGGTTACGCGTCTGGCGCGAACTGATTGCCGCAGGTGTTTATGTGAATCTTATTTTGCCACCGGCAGCACCTGCCGGAATCACGCTACTGCGTTGCAGCGTTAATGCTGCGCATACCCATGAGCAAATTGATGCAATTATTCAGGCATTTGCGCAGCTCAAAAAATAA
- a CDS encoding dTMP kinase, with amino-acid sequence MESIKPPLIAVIGSDGSGKTTVCEHLLNCLQKYGPAEKVHLGKQAGNVGRAVVKLPLMGKSLGKTIERNKVKTAKKLPGPVPALVIMSFVVRRLLRFRRMLACRRRGLIVLADRYPQMQIPGAYDGTVFPANAGGSRFVSWLAEQERAAFSWMASHVPDLVIKLNVDLDVACARKPDHRREALAQKIAITPQLTFGGAPLVDINANQPLDEVLVDVEKAITEFMATRGYHHRASHQTVSGLYPQ; translated from the coding sequence ATGGAGTCAATAAAGCCTCCGCTAATAGCCGTCATCGGCAGTGATGGCTCGGGGAAAACAACGGTCTGTGAACATCTTCTGAACTGTTTGCAGAAATATGGTCCGGCAGAAAAAGTGCATTTAGGTAAACAGGCAGGAAATGTGGGACGTGCCGTGGTTAAATTACCGTTAATGGGAAAGTCATTAGGTAAAACCATTGAGCGCAATAAAGTCAAAACAGCCAAAAAATTACCTGGTCCTGTACCCGCGTTAGTGATTATGTCCTTTGTGGTCCGTCGGTTATTGCGCTTTCGTCGTATGCTGGCGTGTCGACGTCGTGGGTTAATTGTATTAGCCGATCGATACCCTCAAATGCAAATTCCCGGAGCCTATGATGGCACCGTATTTCCTGCTAATGCAGGCGGAAGTCGCTTCGTTTCCTGGTTGGCCGAACAGGAACGCGCGGCGTTTAGCTGGATGGCCAGCCACGTGCCGGATTTAGTGATAAAGCTGAATGTTGATCTTGATGTTGCCTGTGCCCGTAAACCCGATCACCGTAGAGAAGCGCTGGCACAAAAAATAGCGATAACACCGCAACTGACCTTTGGCGGCGCGCCACTGGTCGATATCAATGCAAATCAACCGCTGGATGAGGTGTTGGTGGATGTGGAAAAAGCAATAACGGAGTTTATGGCTACCCGTGGCTACCATCACCGCGCCAGTCATCAAACTGTATCGGGTCTATACCCTCAGTAA
- the lptF gene encoding LPS export ABC transporter permease LptF, with protein sequence MKLIERYIMTGIQRLVATLVGFLTFIFASYCAQRYLTEAANGTLALGVVLDVVFYKVLIALEMLLPVGLYVSVGVTLGQMYTDSEITAISASGAAPSRLYRAVMILAIPLSILVALLSLYGRPWAYAQIYQLQQQSQSELDVRHLQARKFNTNNNGRMIIARQVDPHAAHLSDVLIYTSAGNRTSIFRAHSVDVVDPSPSTPSVILHTGTAYVLAHQGSDDNEQFFRNLKLNLKPFDQSNEVRRKAKSFATLSRSADPADTAELQWRESRGISALLMALLAIPLSRVRPRQGRFSTLLPLTLLFVIIFYGGNICRSLVANGALPVTPGLWLIPLLMLAGLFLLLIRDGTLQWRIRQ encoded by the coding sequence ATGAAATTAATTGAACGCTACATCATGACCGGTATTCAACGACTGGTAGCGACCCTCGTGGGTTTCCTTACCTTTATTTTCGCCAGCTATTGCGCACAGCGCTACCTGACCGAAGCGGCAAACGGTACATTAGCCCTGGGCGTCGTGCTGGACGTTGTCTTCTACAAGGTACTGATTGCGCTGGAAATGCTGCTCCCCGTCGGATTGTATGTTTCTGTCGGCGTTACCCTCGGTCAAATGTATACGGATTCCGAAATCACGGCGATATCTGCCTCTGGCGCTGCGCCTTCACGCCTTTATCGCGCAGTGATGATCCTCGCCATTCCCCTGAGTATTCTGGTGGCGTTACTGTCACTGTATGGCCGCCCCTGGGCTTATGCGCAAATTTATCAGCTACAGCAACAGTCGCAGTCTGAACTGGATGTTCGTCACCTGCAGGCGAGAAAGTTTAATACCAACAACAATGGACGGATGATCATCGCCCGGCAGGTTGATCCTCACGCAGCACATCTCAGCGATGTACTGATTTATACCTCCGCAGGCAACAGGACCAGTATCTTCAGGGCGCATAGTGTTGATGTTGTCGACCCATCGCCGTCGACCCCCTCAGTGATATTGCACACCGGTACCGCCTATGTTCTGGCCCATCAGGGCAGTGATGACAACGAGCAGTTTTTTCGCAATCTCAAGCTGAACCTGAAACCATTCGACCAGAGCAATGAGGTCAGACGCAAGGCAAAATCCTTCGCAACGCTCTCCCGCTCCGCTGACCCTGCTGATACTGCCGAGCTGCAATGGCGGGAAAGCCGCGGAATCAGCGCATTATTAATGGCGCTGTTGGCGATCCCGTTAAGCCGTGTCAGACCACGCCAGGGACGATTTTCCACGCTGCTCCCGCTCACGCTCTTATTTGTCATCATTTTTTATGGCGGCAATATTTGCCGCTCGCTGGTTGCCAACGGCGCGTTACCCGTGACTCCAGGCCTGTGGCTGATTCCACTGCTCATGCTGGCTGGCCTGTTTCTTCTGCTGATCCGTGACGGCACTCTGCAATGGAGGATTCGTCAGTGA
- a CDS encoding acyl carrier protein — protein MINHKEVMDYTLHCLQGMVESGVDIHPDSDLVNDLGLESIHVMDLLMLLEDKFDISIPINILLDVKTPAQLMEALIPCLESLNASL, from the coding sequence ATGATAAATCATAAAGAAGTAATGGATTACACTCTTCACTGTTTACAGGGGATGGTCGAAAGCGGTGTGGATATTCATCCTGATAGCGACCTGGTTAATGATCTTGGACTGGAATCAATTCACGTTATGGATCTATTAATGTTGTTGGAAGATAAATTCGATATTTCTATCCCTATTAACATTTTGTTGGATGTAAAAACGCCGGCTCAATTAATGGAAGCGTTAATCCCCTGTCTGGAGAGTCTCAATGCGTCTTTATGA